The Temnothorax longispinosus isolate EJ_2023e chromosome 7, Tlon_JGU_v1, whole genome shotgun sequence genome contains a region encoding:
- the Aplip1 gene encoding JNK-interacting protein 1 isoform X1, which yields MADSEFEEFRHYFERLPQHLKAPLSNYTLVHDVMIDDSPTSSQGSDGEVGRSCDVVTGDSEDEEVVVIHRHDNQSGHTTPDDSEELNHHCSIIADSDFRLVTSSSRRIKIGSMKNDSLAHYTIALDDISLFGGLSSRGRSVGGGGPGPGGGGTTVSGNDGRDSVVSDVGDSCSSLSSWPTPEHVPSNRPGSGGTERRRRRLPEIPKSKKSLPTCQTSTSLADELSAATGSTSARPHLVLRKCHPRLRHEDSSPDSERMATDSGHSTAHSPDNGPKSVSPIPCNTLQNTDSVSPSSTPGSGGVPFTQLELLEATHRGLHKFISRHHDEIDLEIGDPIYVQKEADDLWCEGVNLRTGRQGIFPSAYAVDMDYSDFDPTAPKVKRERYLLGYLDSVETLAHKGTGVVCQAVRRILRNSSQDPPVSQSCILEVSDQGLRMVDRSKPRKSQGPCHDYFYSLKNVSFCAFHPRDHRYLGFITKHPTLQRFACHVFIGQESTRPVAEAVGRAFHRFYTKFIETAFPIEDIYIE from the exons ATGGCCGACAGCGAGTTCGAGGAGTTTCGGCACTACTTCGAGAGGCTGCCCCAACACCTGAAGGCACCGCTCTCCAACTACAC GCTCGTACACGATGTGATGATCGATGATTCGCCGACGTCCTCGCAAGGGAGCGACGGAGAGGTCGGCAGATCCTGCGACGTCGTCACCGGCGACTCCGAGGACGAGGAAGTCGTCGTCATCCACCGGCACGACAACCAAAGCGGGCACACCACCCCCGATGATAGCGAGGAGCTAAATCATCATTGCTCGATCATAGCTGACAGCGATTTTAGGTTGGTAACGTC ATCTTCGCGAAGAATTAAAATAGGcagcatgaaaaatgatagTTTAGCTCACTATACGATTGCCTTGGATGACATTAGCTTGTTCGGTGGACTGAGCAGCAGGGGTCGATCGGTAGGCGGTGGCGGACCAGGACCGGGCGGGGGTGGTACTACCGTATCCGGTAACGACGGCCGGGATAGTGTCGTCAGCGATGTCGGCGATTCGTGTTCCAGTTTGAGCTCCTGGCCTACGCCGGAGCACGTGCCGTCGAATCGACCCGGAAGCGGCGGCACCGAGCGCAGACGTAGAAGACTGCCGGAAATTCctaaaagcaaaaaat CTTTGCCCACGTGCCAGACGTCGACCTCGCTGGCAGACGAGTTGAGTGCCGCCACCGGCTCGACATCGGCCCGACCTCATCTTGTCTTAAGGAAATGTCATCCCAGACTCCGTCACGAGGACAGTTCGCCCGACAGCGAGAGGATGGCCACCGACAGCGGTCATTCTACTGCTCATTCTCCTGATAACGGCCCCAAGAGCGTGTCGCCCATACCATGCAATACCTTGCAGAACACGGACTCGGTGTCGCCCAGCAGCACCCCAG GAAGCGGAGGCGTACCGTTCACCCAACTGGAACTGCTCGAGGCAACGCATCGAGGCCTGCACAAGTTCATATCGCGGCACCATGACGAAATTGATCTTGAAATCGGAGACCCCATATACGTGCAGAAGGAAGCCGATGATCTCTGGTGCGAAG GCGTGAATCTGAGGACGGGCCGACAAGGCATCTTTCCGTCGGCTTATGCGGTCGACATGGACTACAGTGACTTCGATCCCACCGCGCCCAAagtgaagagagagagatatctcCTGGGTTACCTGGACTCGGTGGAGACCCTGGCGCACAAGGGTACAGGAGTGGTTTGCCAGGCGGTGCGGAGAATCCTTCGCAACTCCTCGCAAGATCCGCCTGTCTCGCAGAGCTGCATCTTGGAAGTGTCCGATCAGGGGCTTCGAATGGTCGATAGAAGTAAACCGCGA AAAAGTCAAGGTCCTTGTCACGATTATTTCTACTCGCTGAAGAATGTATCGTTCTGTGCATTTCACCCTCGCGATCATCGCTACCTCGGCTTCATCACGAAGCACCCCACTCTGCAGAGGTTCGCTTGTCACGTGTTCATCGGTCAAGAATCCACAAGACCCGTCGCCGAAGCTGTCGG ACGCGCTTTTCATCGGTTCTACACGAAATTCATCGAGACTGCTTTCCCGATAGAGGACATCTACATTGAATAA
- the Aplip1 gene encoding JNK-interacting protein 1 isoform X3: MADSEFEEFRHYFERLPQHLKAPLSNYTLVHDVMIDDSPTSSQGSDGEVGRSCDVVTGDSEDEEVVVIHRHDNQSGHTTPDDSEELNHHCSIIADSDFRLVTSLFGGLSSRGRSVGGGGPGPGGGGTTVSGNDGRDSVVSDVGDSCSSLSSWPTPEHVPSNRPGSGGTERRRRRLPEIPKSKKSLPTCQTSTSLADELSAATGSTSARPHLVLRKCHPRLRHEDSSPDSERMATDSGHSTAHSPDNGPKSVSPIPCNTLQNTDSVSPSSTPGSGGVPFTQLELLEATHRGLHKFISRHHDEIDLEIGDPIYVQKEADDLWCEGVNLRTGRQGIFPSAYAVDMDYSDFDPTAPKVKRERYLLGYLDSVETLAHKGTGVVCQAVRRILRNSSQDPPVSQSCILEVSDQGLRMVDRSKPRKSQGPCHDYFYSLKNVSFCAFHPRDHRYLGFITKHPTLQRFACHVFIGQESTRPVAEAVGRAFHRFYTKFIETAFPIEDIYIE, from the exons ATGGCCGACAGCGAGTTCGAGGAGTTTCGGCACTACTTCGAGAGGCTGCCCCAACACCTGAAGGCACCGCTCTCCAACTACAC GCTCGTACACGATGTGATGATCGATGATTCGCCGACGTCCTCGCAAGGGAGCGACGGAGAGGTCGGCAGATCCTGCGACGTCGTCACCGGCGACTCCGAGGACGAGGAAGTCGTCGTCATCCACCGGCACGACAACCAAAGCGGGCACACCACCCCCGATGATAGCGAGGAGCTAAATCATCATTGCTCGATCATAGCTGACAGCGATTTTAGGTTGGTAACGTC CTTGTTCGGTGGACTGAGCAGCAGGGGTCGATCGGTAGGCGGTGGCGGACCAGGACCGGGCGGGGGTGGTACTACCGTATCCGGTAACGACGGCCGGGATAGTGTCGTCAGCGATGTCGGCGATTCGTGTTCCAGTTTGAGCTCCTGGCCTACGCCGGAGCACGTGCCGTCGAATCGACCCGGAAGCGGCGGCACCGAGCGCAGACGTAGAAGACTGCCGGAAATTCctaaaagcaaaaaat CTTTGCCCACGTGCCAGACGTCGACCTCGCTGGCAGACGAGTTGAGTGCCGCCACCGGCTCGACATCGGCCCGACCTCATCTTGTCTTAAGGAAATGTCATCCCAGACTCCGTCACGAGGACAGTTCGCCCGACAGCGAGAGGATGGCCACCGACAGCGGTCATTCTACTGCTCATTCTCCTGATAACGGCCCCAAGAGCGTGTCGCCCATACCATGCAATACCTTGCAGAACACGGACTCGGTGTCGCCCAGCAGCACCCCAG GAAGCGGAGGCGTACCGTTCACCCAACTGGAACTGCTCGAGGCAACGCATCGAGGCCTGCACAAGTTCATATCGCGGCACCATGACGAAATTGATCTTGAAATCGGAGACCCCATATACGTGCAGAAGGAAGCCGATGATCTCTGGTGCGAAG GCGTGAATCTGAGGACGGGCCGACAAGGCATCTTTCCGTCGGCTTATGCGGTCGACATGGACTACAGTGACTTCGATCCCACCGCGCCCAAagtgaagagagagagatatctcCTGGGTTACCTGGACTCGGTGGAGACCCTGGCGCACAAGGGTACAGGAGTGGTTTGCCAGGCGGTGCGGAGAATCCTTCGCAACTCCTCGCAAGATCCGCCTGTCTCGCAGAGCTGCATCTTGGAAGTGTCCGATCAGGGGCTTCGAATGGTCGATAGAAGTAAACCGCGA AAAAGTCAAGGTCCTTGTCACGATTATTTCTACTCGCTGAAGAATGTATCGTTCTGTGCATTTCACCCTCGCGATCATCGCTACCTCGGCTTCATCACGAAGCACCCCACTCTGCAGAGGTTCGCTTGTCACGTGTTCATCGGTCAAGAATCCACAAGACCCGTCGCCGAAGCTGTCGG ACGCGCTTTTCATCGGTTCTACACGAAATTCATCGAGACTGCTTTCCCGATAGAGGACATCTACATTGAATAA
- the Aplip1 gene encoding JNK-interacting protein 1 isoform X5, translating to MADSEFEEFRHYFERLPQHLKAPLSNYTLVHDVMIDDSPTSSQGSDGEVGRSCDVVTGDSEDEEVVVIHRHDNQSGHTTPDDSEELNHHCSIIADSDFRLVTSRGRSVGGGGPGPGGGGTTVSGNDGRDSVVSDVGDSCSSLSSWPTPEHVPSNRPGSGGTERRRRRLPEIPKSKKSLPTCQTSTSLADELSAATGSTSARPHLVLRKCHPRLRHEDSSPDSERMATDSGHSTAHSPDNGPKSVSPIPCNTLQNTDSVSPSSTPGSGGVPFTQLELLEATHRGLHKFISRHHDEIDLEIGDPIYVQKEADDLWCEGVNLRTGRQGIFPSAYAVDMDYSDFDPTAPKVKRERYLLGYLDSVETLAHKGTGVVCQAVRRILRNSSQDPPVSQSCILEVSDQGLRMVDRSKPRKSQGPCHDYFYSLKNVSFCAFHPRDHRYLGFITKHPTLQRFACHVFIGQESTRPVAEAVGRAFHRFYTKFIETAFPIEDIYIE from the exons ATGGCCGACAGCGAGTTCGAGGAGTTTCGGCACTACTTCGAGAGGCTGCCCCAACACCTGAAGGCACCGCTCTCCAACTACAC GCTCGTACACGATGTGATGATCGATGATTCGCCGACGTCCTCGCAAGGGAGCGACGGAGAGGTCGGCAGATCCTGCGACGTCGTCACCGGCGACTCCGAGGACGAGGAAGTCGTCGTCATCCACCGGCACGACAACCAAAGCGGGCACACCACCCCCGATGATAGCGAGGAGCTAAATCATCATTGCTCGATCATAGCTGACAGCGATTTTAGGTTGGTAACGTC CAGGGGTCGATCGGTAGGCGGTGGCGGACCAGGACCGGGCGGGGGTGGTACTACCGTATCCGGTAACGACGGCCGGGATAGTGTCGTCAGCGATGTCGGCGATTCGTGTTCCAGTTTGAGCTCCTGGCCTACGCCGGAGCACGTGCCGTCGAATCGACCCGGAAGCGGCGGCACCGAGCGCAGACGTAGAAGACTGCCGGAAATTCctaaaagcaaaaaat CTTTGCCCACGTGCCAGACGTCGACCTCGCTGGCAGACGAGTTGAGTGCCGCCACCGGCTCGACATCGGCCCGACCTCATCTTGTCTTAAGGAAATGTCATCCCAGACTCCGTCACGAGGACAGTTCGCCCGACAGCGAGAGGATGGCCACCGACAGCGGTCATTCTACTGCTCATTCTCCTGATAACGGCCCCAAGAGCGTGTCGCCCATACCATGCAATACCTTGCAGAACACGGACTCGGTGTCGCCCAGCAGCACCCCAG GAAGCGGAGGCGTACCGTTCACCCAACTGGAACTGCTCGAGGCAACGCATCGAGGCCTGCACAAGTTCATATCGCGGCACCATGACGAAATTGATCTTGAAATCGGAGACCCCATATACGTGCAGAAGGAAGCCGATGATCTCTGGTGCGAAG GCGTGAATCTGAGGACGGGCCGACAAGGCATCTTTCCGTCGGCTTATGCGGTCGACATGGACTACAGTGACTTCGATCCCACCGCGCCCAAagtgaagagagagagatatctcCTGGGTTACCTGGACTCGGTGGAGACCCTGGCGCACAAGGGTACAGGAGTGGTTTGCCAGGCGGTGCGGAGAATCCTTCGCAACTCCTCGCAAGATCCGCCTGTCTCGCAGAGCTGCATCTTGGAAGTGTCCGATCAGGGGCTTCGAATGGTCGATAGAAGTAAACCGCGA AAAAGTCAAGGTCCTTGTCACGATTATTTCTACTCGCTGAAGAATGTATCGTTCTGTGCATTTCACCCTCGCGATCATCGCTACCTCGGCTTCATCACGAAGCACCCCACTCTGCAGAGGTTCGCTTGTCACGTGTTCATCGGTCAAGAATCCACAAGACCCGTCGCCGAAGCTGTCGG ACGCGCTTTTCATCGGTTCTACACGAAATTCATCGAGACTGCTTTCCCGATAGAGGACATCTACATTGAATAA
- the Aplip1 gene encoding JNK-interacting protein 1 isoform X6, translating into MADSEFEEFRHYFERLPQHLKAPLSNYTLVHDVMIDDSPTSSQGSDGEVGRSCDVVTGDSEDEEVVVIHRHDNQSGHTTPDDSEELNHHCSIIADSDFSRGRSVGGGGPGPGGGGTTVSGNDGRDSVVSDVGDSCSSLSSWPTPEHVPSNRPGSGGTERRRRRLPEIPKSKKSLPTCQTSTSLADELSAATGSTSARPHLVLRKCHPRLRHEDSSPDSERMATDSGHSTAHSPDNGPKSVSPIPCNTLQNTDSVSPSSTPGSGGVPFTQLELLEATHRGLHKFISRHHDEIDLEIGDPIYVQKEADDLWCEGVNLRTGRQGIFPSAYAVDMDYSDFDPTAPKVKRERYLLGYLDSVETLAHKGTGVVCQAVRRILRNSSQDPPVSQSCILEVSDQGLRMVDRSKPRKSQGPCHDYFYSLKNVSFCAFHPRDHRYLGFITKHPTLQRFACHVFIGQESTRPVAEAVGRAFHRFYTKFIETAFPIEDIYIE; encoded by the exons ATGGCCGACAGCGAGTTCGAGGAGTTTCGGCACTACTTCGAGAGGCTGCCCCAACACCTGAAGGCACCGCTCTCCAACTACAC GCTCGTACACGATGTGATGATCGATGATTCGCCGACGTCCTCGCAAGGGAGCGACGGAGAGGTCGGCAGATCCTGCGACGTCGTCACCGGCGACTCCGAGGACGAGGAAGTCGTCGTCATCCACCGGCACGACAACCAAAGCGGGCACACCACCCCCGATGATAGCGAGGAGCTAAATCATCATTGCTCGATCATAGCTGACAGCGATTTTAG CAGGGGTCGATCGGTAGGCGGTGGCGGACCAGGACCGGGCGGGGGTGGTACTACCGTATCCGGTAACGACGGCCGGGATAGTGTCGTCAGCGATGTCGGCGATTCGTGTTCCAGTTTGAGCTCCTGGCCTACGCCGGAGCACGTGCCGTCGAATCGACCCGGAAGCGGCGGCACCGAGCGCAGACGTAGAAGACTGCCGGAAATTCctaaaagcaaaaaat CTTTGCCCACGTGCCAGACGTCGACCTCGCTGGCAGACGAGTTGAGTGCCGCCACCGGCTCGACATCGGCCCGACCTCATCTTGTCTTAAGGAAATGTCATCCCAGACTCCGTCACGAGGACAGTTCGCCCGACAGCGAGAGGATGGCCACCGACAGCGGTCATTCTACTGCTCATTCTCCTGATAACGGCCCCAAGAGCGTGTCGCCCATACCATGCAATACCTTGCAGAACACGGACTCGGTGTCGCCCAGCAGCACCCCAG GAAGCGGAGGCGTACCGTTCACCCAACTGGAACTGCTCGAGGCAACGCATCGAGGCCTGCACAAGTTCATATCGCGGCACCATGACGAAATTGATCTTGAAATCGGAGACCCCATATACGTGCAGAAGGAAGCCGATGATCTCTGGTGCGAAG GCGTGAATCTGAGGACGGGCCGACAAGGCATCTTTCCGTCGGCTTATGCGGTCGACATGGACTACAGTGACTTCGATCCCACCGCGCCCAAagtgaagagagagagatatctcCTGGGTTACCTGGACTCGGTGGAGACCCTGGCGCACAAGGGTACAGGAGTGGTTTGCCAGGCGGTGCGGAGAATCCTTCGCAACTCCTCGCAAGATCCGCCTGTCTCGCAGAGCTGCATCTTGGAAGTGTCCGATCAGGGGCTTCGAATGGTCGATAGAAGTAAACCGCGA AAAAGTCAAGGTCCTTGTCACGATTATTTCTACTCGCTGAAGAATGTATCGTTCTGTGCATTTCACCCTCGCGATCATCGCTACCTCGGCTTCATCACGAAGCACCCCACTCTGCAGAGGTTCGCTTGTCACGTGTTCATCGGTCAAGAATCCACAAGACCCGTCGCCGAAGCTGTCGG ACGCGCTTTTCATCGGTTCTACACGAAATTCATCGAGACTGCTTTCCCGATAGAGGACATCTACATTGAATAA
- the Aplip1 gene encoding JNK-interacting protein 1 isoform X4, whose translation MADSEFEEFRHYFERLPQHLKAPLSNYTLVHDVMIDDSPTSSQGSDGEVGRSCDVVTGDSEDEEVVVIHRHDNQSGHTTPDDSEELNHHCSIIADSDFSLFGGLSSRGRSVGGGGPGPGGGGTTVSGNDGRDSVVSDVGDSCSSLSSWPTPEHVPSNRPGSGGTERRRRRLPEIPKSKKSLPTCQTSTSLADELSAATGSTSARPHLVLRKCHPRLRHEDSSPDSERMATDSGHSTAHSPDNGPKSVSPIPCNTLQNTDSVSPSSTPGSGGVPFTQLELLEATHRGLHKFISRHHDEIDLEIGDPIYVQKEADDLWCEGVNLRTGRQGIFPSAYAVDMDYSDFDPTAPKVKRERYLLGYLDSVETLAHKGTGVVCQAVRRILRNSSQDPPVSQSCILEVSDQGLRMVDRSKPRKSQGPCHDYFYSLKNVSFCAFHPRDHRYLGFITKHPTLQRFACHVFIGQESTRPVAEAVGRAFHRFYTKFIETAFPIEDIYIE comes from the exons ATGGCCGACAGCGAGTTCGAGGAGTTTCGGCACTACTTCGAGAGGCTGCCCCAACACCTGAAGGCACCGCTCTCCAACTACAC GCTCGTACACGATGTGATGATCGATGATTCGCCGACGTCCTCGCAAGGGAGCGACGGAGAGGTCGGCAGATCCTGCGACGTCGTCACCGGCGACTCCGAGGACGAGGAAGTCGTCGTCATCCACCGGCACGACAACCAAAGCGGGCACACCACCCCCGATGATAGCGAGGAGCTAAATCATCATTGCTCGATCATAGCTGACAGCGATTTTAG CTTGTTCGGTGGACTGAGCAGCAGGGGTCGATCGGTAGGCGGTGGCGGACCAGGACCGGGCGGGGGTGGTACTACCGTATCCGGTAACGACGGCCGGGATAGTGTCGTCAGCGATGTCGGCGATTCGTGTTCCAGTTTGAGCTCCTGGCCTACGCCGGAGCACGTGCCGTCGAATCGACCCGGAAGCGGCGGCACCGAGCGCAGACGTAGAAGACTGCCGGAAATTCctaaaagcaaaaaat CTTTGCCCACGTGCCAGACGTCGACCTCGCTGGCAGACGAGTTGAGTGCCGCCACCGGCTCGACATCGGCCCGACCTCATCTTGTCTTAAGGAAATGTCATCCCAGACTCCGTCACGAGGACAGTTCGCCCGACAGCGAGAGGATGGCCACCGACAGCGGTCATTCTACTGCTCATTCTCCTGATAACGGCCCCAAGAGCGTGTCGCCCATACCATGCAATACCTTGCAGAACACGGACTCGGTGTCGCCCAGCAGCACCCCAG GAAGCGGAGGCGTACCGTTCACCCAACTGGAACTGCTCGAGGCAACGCATCGAGGCCTGCACAAGTTCATATCGCGGCACCATGACGAAATTGATCTTGAAATCGGAGACCCCATATACGTGCAGAAGGAAGCCGATGATCTCTGGTGCGAAG GCGTGAATCTGAGGACGGGCCGACAAGGCATCTTTCCGTCGGCTTATGCGGTCGACATGGACTACAGTGACTTCGATCCCACCGCGCCCAAagtgaagagagagagatatctcCTGGGTTACCTGGACTCGGTGGAGACCCTGGCGCACAAGGGTACAGGAGTGGTTTGCCAGGCGGTGCGGAGAATCCTTCGCAACTCCTCGCAAGATCCGCCTGTCTCGCAGAGCTGCATCTTGGAAGTGTCCGATCAGGGGCTTCGAATGGTCGATAGAAGTAAACCGCGA AAAAGTCAAGGTCCTTGTCACGATTATTTCTACTCGCTGAAGAATGTATCGTTCTGTGCATTTCACCCTCGCGATCATCGCTACCTCGGCTTCATCACGAAGCACCCCACTCTGCAGAGGTTCGCTTGTCACGTGTTCATCGGTCAAGAATCCACAAGACCCGTCGCCGAAGCTGTCGG ACGCGCTTTTCATCGGTTCTACACGAAATTCATCGAGACTGCTTTCCCGATAGAGGACATCTACATTGAATAA
- the Aplip1 gene encoding JNK-interacting protein 1 isoform X2: MADSEFEEFRHYFERLPQHLKAPLSNYTLVHDVMIDDSPTSSQGSDGEVGRSCDVVTGDSEDEEVVVIHRHDNQSGHTTPDDSEELNHHCSIIADSDFRSSRRIKIGSMKNDSLAHYTIALDDISLFGGLSSRGRSVGGGGPGPGGGGTTVSGNDGRDSVVSDVGDSCSSLSSWPTPEHVPSNRPGSGGTERRRRRLPEIPKSKKSLPTCQTSTSLADELSAATGSTSARPHLVLRKCHPRLRHEDSSPDSERMATDSGHSTAHSPDNGPKSVSPIPCNTLQNTDSVSPSSTPGSGGVPFTQLELLEATHRGLHKFISRHHDEIDLEIGDPIYVQKEADDLWCEGVNLRTGRQGIFPSAYAVDMDYSDFDPTAPKVKRERYLLGYLDSVETLAHKGTGVVCQAVRRILRNSSQDPPVSQSCILEVSDQGLRMVDRSKPRKSQGPCHDYFYSLKNVSFCAFHPRDHRYLGFITKHPTLQRFACHVFIGQESTRPVAEAVGRAFHRFYTKFIETAFPIEDIYIE; the protein is encoded by the exons ATGGCCGACAGCGAGTTCGAGGAGTTTCGGCACTACTTCGAGAGGCTGCCCCAACACCTGAAGGCACCGCTCTCCAACTACAC GCTCGTACACGATGTGATGATCGATGATTCGCCGACGTCCTCGCAAGGGAGCGACGGAGAGGTCGGCAGATCCTGCGACGTCGTCACCGGCGACTCCGAGGACGAGGAAGTCGTCGTCATCCACCGGCACGACAACCAAAGCGGGCACACCACCCCCGATGATAGCGAGGAGCTAAATCATCATTGCTCGATCATAGCTGACAGCGATTTTAG ATCTTCGCGAAGAATTAAAATAGGcagcatgaaaaatgatagTTTAGCTCACTATACGATTGCCTTGGATGACATTAGCTTGTTCGGTGGACTGAGCAGCAGGGGTCGATCGGTAGGCGGTGGCGGACCAGGACCGGGCGGGGGTGGTACTACCGTATCCGGTAACGACGGCCGGGATAGTGTCGTCAGCGATGTCGGCGATTCGTGTTCCAGTTTGAGCTCCTGGCCTACGCCGGAGCACGTGCCGTCGAATCGACCCGGAAGCGGCGGCACCGAGCGCAGACGTAGAAGACTGCCGGAAATTCctaaaagcaaaaaat CTTTGCCCACGTGCCAGACGTCGACCTCGCTGGCAGACGAGTTGAGTGCCGCCACCGGCTCGACATCGGCCCGACCTCATCTTGTCTTAAGGAAATGTCATCCCAGACTCCGTCACGAGGACAGTTCGCCCGACAGCGAGAGGATGGCCACCGACAGCGGTCATTCTACTGCTCATTCTCCTGATAACGGCCCCAAGAGCGTGTCGCCCATACCATGCAATACCTTGCAGAACACGGACTCGGTGTCGCCCAGCAGCACCCCAG GAAGCGGAGGCGTACCGTTCACCCAACTGGAACTGCTCGAGGCAACGCATCGAGGCCTGCACAAGTTCATATCGCGGCACCATGACGAAATTGATCTTGAAATCGGAGACCCCATATACGTGCAGAAGGAAGCCGATGATCTCTGGTGCGAAG GCGTGAATCTGAGGACGGGCCGACAAGGCATCTTTCCGTCGGCTTATGCGGTCGACATGGACTACAGTGACTTCGATCCCACCGCGCCCAAagtgaagagagagagatatctcCTGGGTTACCTGGACTCGGTGGAGACCCTGGCGCACAAGGGTACAGGAGTGGTTTGCCAGGCGGTGCGGAGAATCCTTCGCAACTCCTCGCAAGATCCGCCTGTCTCGCAGAGCTGCATCTTGGAAGTGTCCGATCAGGGGCTTCGAATGGTCGATAGAAGTAAACCGCGA AAAAGTCAAGGTCCTTGTCACGATTATTTCTACTCGCTGAAGAATGTATCGTTCTGTGCATTTCACCCTCGCGATCATCGCTACCTCGGCTTCATCACGAAGCACCCCACTCTGCAGAGGTTCGCTTGTCACGTGTTCATCGGTCAAGAATCCACAAGACCCGTCGCCGAAGCTGTCGG ACGCGCTTTTCATCGGTTCTACACGAAATTCATCGAGACTGCTTTCCCGATAGAGGACATCTACATTGAATAA